The following proteins are encoded in a genomic region of Gossypium hirsutum isolate 1008001.06 chromosome D05, Gossypium_hirsutum_v2.1, whole genome shotgun sequence:
- the LOC107905017 gene encoding delta-aminolevulinic acid dehydratase 1, chloroplastic yields the protein MASTIVNAPCTVPSVKGFETQNYVGLRPISSLRFNSGRTSTSGRSRGLFVVRACERHDGHVKKIEMSIEECEAAVVAGNAPEAPPVPPKPAAPVGTPVIKPYQLTRRPRRNRKSPALRASFQETSISPANFVYPLFIHEGQEDTPIGAMPGCYRLGWRHGLVEEVAKARDVGVNSIVLFPKVPDALKSPTGDEAYNDNGLVPRTIRLLKDKFPDLVIYTDVALDPYSSDGHDGIVREDGVIMNDETVHQLCKQAVSQARAGADVVSPSDMMDGRVGAIRAALDSEGFHHVSIMSYTAKYASSFYGPFREALDSNPRFGDKKTYQMNPANYREALVEAHEDEAEGADILLVKPGLPYLDIIRLLRDQSPLPIAAYQVSGEYSMIKAGGVLKMIDEERVMMESLMCLRRAGADIILTYFALQAARSLCGEKR from the exons ATGGCTTCCACAATTGTAAATGCCCCCTGCACGGTTCCTTCTGTTAAAGGTTTTGAGACTCAAAACTACGTTGGTCTTAGACCAATTTCTAGTTTAAGGTTCAATTCTGGTAGGACTTCAACCTCAGGACGTTCTCGGGGCCTTTTTGTGGTGAGGGCATGCGAAAGGCATGATGGACATGTGAAAAAGATTGAAATGAGTATTGAAGAATGTGAGGCTGCTGTTGTAGCTGGGAATGCCCCCGAAGCTCCTCCAGTTCCCCCCAAGCCAGCTGCTCCTGTTGGGACTCCTGTGATTAAACCTTAT CAACTTACCAGGCGTCCTCGTCGTAACCGTAAGTCCCCTGCATTGAGAGCATCATTCCAGGAAACAAGTATATCTCCTGCAAATTTTGTATATCCTCTTTTTATTCATGAAG GTCAGGAGGACACACCCATTGGAGCTATGCCAGGATGTTATAGGCTTGGATGGAGACATGGACTTGTTGAAGAG GTGGCAAAGGCCCGGGATGTTGGAGTTAATAGTATTGTGCTCTTCCCCAAAGTTCCAGATGCTCTGAAG TCTCCCACAGGGGATGAAGCCTACAATGACAATGGTTTAGTGCCTCGAACAATTCGTCTGCTTAAGGACAAATTCCCTGACCTT GTTATCTATACGGATGTTGCTTTAGATCCATACTCCTCAGATGGGCATGATGGTATTGTCAGAGAAGATG GAGTCATAATGAATGATGAGACAGTGCATCAATTATGTAAGCAAGCTGTGTCCCAG GCCCGAGCTGGAGCTGATGTTGTTAGCCCCAGTGATATGATGGATGGACGTGTTGGAGCTATTCGTGCTGCCCTTGATTCTGAAGGCTTTCACCATGTTTCTATCATGTCCTATACAGCAAA ATATGCGAGTTCATTTTATGGCCCCTTCCGAGAAGCACTGGACTCTAACCCACGCTTTGGAGATAAAAAAAC GTATCAGATGAACCCAGCAAATTACAGAGAAGCATTAGTTGAGGCTCATGAAGATGAGGCTGAAGGTGCTGACATTCTATTG GTCAAGCCTGGTCTCCCTTATTTGGATATCATAAGACTTCTCAGGGATCAATCTCCTTTGCCTATTGCTGCCTACCAG gTTTCAGGTGAATACTCCATGATCAAAGCTGGTGGTGTTCTCAAAATGATTGATGAAGAAAGGGTCATGATGGAATCCTTGATGTGTCTCCGCCGAGCTGGTGCCGACATTATCCTTACATATTTTGCTCTACAAGCTGCAAGGTCTTTATGTGGTGAGAAGAGGTGA